Proteins encoded by one window of Cytobacillus sp. IB215665:
- the nth gene encoding endonuclease III, protein MLNNTQIRFCLDKMGEMFPDAHCELNHSNPFELVVAVALSAQCTDALVNKVTKKLFAKYKKPEDYLAVSLEELQQDIRSIGLFRNKAKNIRNLSQLLIEQYGGIVPNDRDELTKLPGVGRKTANVVVSVAFDIPAIAVDTHVERVSKRLAICRWKDSVLEVEKTLMRKVPKDEWSVTHHRMIFFGRYHCKAQSPQCEVCPLLDLCREGKKRMKKNNKITKGEK, encoded by the coding sequence ATGTTAAATAATACACAAATTAGGTTTTGTTTAGATAAAATGGGGGAAATGTTTCCTGATGCACATTGTGAACTAAACCACTCAAATCCATTTGAGCTTGTGGTTGCTGTTGCTCTATCAGCGCAATGCACAGATGCACTTGTAAATAAAGTAACTAAAAAGTTGTTTGCAAAATATAAGAAGCCTGAAGATTATTTGGCAGTCTCATTAGAAGAGCTACAACAGGATATTCGTTCTATTGGTTTATTTCGAAATAAAGCGAAAAATATCCGTAATCTATCTCAGTTGTTAATAGAACAATATGGAGGAATTGTTCCCAATGACCGTGACGAGCTAACGAAGTTACCAGGTGTAGGTCGAAAAACAGCAAATGTAGTCGTCTCAGTTGCGTTTGACATCCCCGCGATTGCAGTTGATACACATGTTGAACGTGTTAGTAAACGTTTAGCGATATGTCGTTGGAAGGATAGTGTTTTAGAAGTAGAAAAAACATTAATGCGAAAAGTACCAAAGGATGAATGGTCTGTGACCCATCACCGTATGATATTTTTCGGTAGATATCATTGTAAAGCACAATCACCTCAGTGTGAAGTATGTCCACTTCTAGATTTGTGCAGAGAGGGAAAAAAAAGAATGAAAAAGAACAATAAAATTACCAAAGGGGAGAAATAA
- a CDS encoding YpoC family protein: MELNIPYHMKNTLFFPESITKLNINLHNSFELNFDLKYFGYDIAAHNDVDTIKPWLSIEQYIPLVIAKWKGIEPELAQHFQQRKKTNIKQSIVQSLSLFLSMLFWMNSRPVTNLINIQEPIQQFTYKPINVGERIDFIMKKPHQFHSFIQLCELFQESTKIYYKIIALQK; encoded by the coding sequence TTGGAACTTAATATTCCTTACCATATGAAAAATACACTCTTTTTCCCTGAGTCTATTACAAAGCTAAATATTAACCTACATAATTCATTTGAATTGAACTTTGATTTAAAATATTTTGGTTACGACATAGCCGCACATAACGATGTAGATACTATTAAGCCATGGCTGTCGATAGAGCAATATATTCCTTTAGTAATAGCTAAATGGAAGGGGATTGAACCAGAGTTAGCTCAACACTTTCAGCAGAGGAAAAAAACGAATATCAAACAGTCGATTGTTCAATCATTAAGTTTGTTCTTATCTATGCTTTTTTGGATGAACAGCAGGCCTGTAACGAACCTTATTAATATTCAAGAACCAATTCAACAATTTACATACAAACCGATCAATGTAGGTGAAAGAATTGATTTTATAATGAAAAAACCACATCAATTTCATTCTTTTATACAGCTTTGTGAGTTATTTCAAGAAAGTACTAAAATATATTATAAGATTATTGCGCTACAAAAATAA
- a CDS encoding PBP1A family penicillin-binding protein — translation MASQSQSRTARKQAERNHKSNQKPKKSIFQFFKKLILVFFSLGIIGAIVGAIAFYVIIKDVPPLDEQAFQASFSSKVFDKDGNEFAELGIEKRTYVKYNEIPTVLQDAFLAVEDARFLEHHGIDPIRIGGAVLANITEGFGAEGASTITQQVVKNYVLTPEKKISRKVQEAWLAYKLEQIKSKEEILELYLNKIFLGGSTYGVGKAAEVYFGLDKDNLNEMQLHQAALLAGMTQSPNNYNPIKNPEAAEERRNVVLSLMAQHGFISAEQAEQAKAIPVEESLNVTTIESEPYDAFLDYVIEEINESGDYDLYSGGLEIYTTLDTEAQKYTNELLQSNNVVNFPNENLQAGITLLDTKTGQIRAIGGGRNQDAARGWNYAIDTKAQPGSSIKPVLDYGPAIEYLKWSTYEQINDEQMTYADSNKQIYNWYDGYRGWMSMRYAIEQSVNVPAVKALREVGLDKARDFAVGLGIPLEKQIYEPYAIGGFSTGVSTLDMAGAFSAFGNEGFYNQPHAVTKIVFPDGRELDLTPKTEEAMSDYTAFMITDMLKSVVTNGTGRDAFVSNAVPVAGKTGSTNYPVEEIQKYGLPENATKDVWFAGYTTEYTAAIWTGFNRISEDAYFKSVDEEKIARKLFKNLFTHISGGESADFTVPNSVVQKKVEKGSNPARLPSEFTPQNEIVYEYFVKGTEPTKVSDKYDKIDPPNGFEALYDERTNELQLLWDYTLDGSEEELSDISFEIKQSIDEGPYEVIGTTKEFSYLVPDPIEGAIYSYQISAVSDSNPENRSDPLSASVEIPIFEEEIENPFDDLFDEEPGTDDEGEIGDPLIDEGDHDERPPEPPPSEEDNNEE, via the coding sequence ATGGCAAGTCAATCACAGTCAAGAACAGCACGTAAACAAGCTGAACGTAACCATAAAAGTAATCAAAAACCTAAAAAAAGTATCTTTCAATTTTTTAAGAAACTTATTTTAGTATTTTTTTCGTTAGGAATTATTGGCGCTATAGTTGGAGCAATCGCCTTTTATGTAATCATTAAAGATGTACCTCCATTAGATGAACAAGCATTTCAAGCATCGTTCTCTTCAAAGGTATTTGATAAAGATGGCAATGAATTTGCTGAGCTTGGGATAGAGAAACGCACGTATGTAAAATATAACGAAATTCCAACAGTACTTCAAGATGCATTTCTAGCTGTTGAAGACGCTCGTTTTCTTGAACATCATGGAATTGACCCCATTCGAATAGGTGGAGCCGTTCTTGCTAATATTACAGAAGGCTTTGGTGCTGAAGGGGCAAGTACTATTACACAACAAGTTGTCAAAAACTATGTGTTAACACCTGAAAAAAAAATTAGTCGAAAAGTTCAAGAGGCATGGTTAGCATATAAGCTTGAACAAATTAAATCTAAAGAAGAGATATTAGAACTGTATTTAAATAAAATCTTTTTAGGTGGAAGTACGTACGGAGTAGGCAAAGCAGCTGAAGTATATTTCGGCCTTGATAAAGATAATTTAAATGAAATGCAACTACATCAGGCTGCTTTACTAGCAGGAATGACTCAAAGTCCAAATAATTACAATCCTATTAAAAATCCTGAAGCAGCAGAAGAAAGAAGAAATGTTGTACTATCTTTAATGGCGCAACATGGCTTTATTTCAGCTGAACAGGCTGAACAAGCAAAAGCAATACCTGTTGAAGAATCATTGAATGTAACAACAATAGAATCCGAACCTTATGACGCCTTTCTAGATTACGTTATAGAAGAAATTAATGAATCTGGAGATTACGATCTATATTCAGGTGGCCTAGAAATCTATACGACGTTAGATACAGAAGCACAAAAATACACTAATGAGCTGTTACAATCAAATAATGTTGTCAACTTCCCAAACGAGAACCTTCAAGCAGGAATTACATTACTTGATACGAAAACAGGTCAAATACGTGCCATCGGTGGTGGACGTAATCAAGACGCTGCAAGAGGTTGGAATTATGCTATAGATACAAAAGCACAACCTGGATCTTCCATAAAACCTGTTCTTGATTATGGTCCTGCAATTGAGTATTTAAAATGGTCGACATATGAACAAATTAATGACGAACAAATGACATATGCTGATTCTAATAAACAAATATATAATTGGTATGATGGATATAGAGGCTGGATGTCTATGAGATACGCTATAGAACAGTCAGTTAATGTTCCAGCAGTTAAAGCATTGAGAGAAGTCGGTCTCGATAAAGCAAGAGACTTTGCGGTTGGGTTAGGAATCCCACTAGAAAAACAAATTTACGAACCATACGCTATAGGTGGATTTAGTACTGGTGTATCTACATTAGACATGGCAGGTGCATTCAGTGCCTTTGGTAATGAAGGGTTTTATAATCAACCTCATGCTGTTACTAAAATTGTTTTTCCTGATGGAAGAGAATTAGATTTAACGCCAAAAACTGAAGAAGCGATGTCAGATTACACTGCTTTTATGATAACTGATATGTTAAAATCGGTTGTCACCAATGGGACAGGTCGGGATGCCTTTGTTAGCAATGCAGTCCCAGTTGCCGGTAAAACAGGATCTACTAACTACCCTGTAGAAGAAATACAAAAATACGGTTTACCAGAAAATGCAACGAAAGACGTATGGTTTGCAGGCTATACAACAGAATATACAGCAGCGATATGGACAGGATTTAATCGAATTAGTGAAGATGCATATTTTAAAAGCGTAGATGAAGAAAAAATTGCGCGTAAACTATTTAAAAATCTATTCACCCACATATCAGGTGGTGAATCTGCTGATTTCACTGTACCTAACAGTGTTGTTCAAAAAAAGGTTGAAAAAGGGTCAAATCCCGCAAGATTACCTAGTGAATTTACACCACAAAATGAAATCGTCTATGAATACTTTGTGAAAGGCACAGAACCAACTAAGGTCTCAGATAAATACGATAAGATAGACCCACCTAATGGTTTTGAAGCTTTATATGATGAAAGAACTAATGAATTACAATTATTGTGGGACTACACGTTAGATGGATCTGAGGAAGAATTAAGTGACATATCATTTGAAATTAAACAATCAATTGATGAAGGCCCGTATGAAGTAATAGGTACTACAAAAGAGTTTAGTTACCTAGTTCCTGATCCGATTGAAGGGGCTATCTACTCTTATCAGATTTCAGCAGTTAGTGACAGCAATCCAGAAAATAGAAGTGACCCACTAAGTGCCTCTGTTGAGATTCCGATATTTGAGGAAGAAATAGAAAATCCGTTTGATGACTTATTTGATGAAGAGCCGGGAACTGATGATGAAGGAGAAATTGGAGACCCATTGATTGATGAAGGTGACCATGATGAACGTCCACCTGAACCACCTCCAAGTGAAGAGGATAATAATGAAGAATAA
- the recU gene encoding Holliday junction resolvase RecU, with protein MIRYPNGKLYKEKQDKDTNTAKKASYSNRGMTLEEDINDSNNYYLLHNIAVIHKKPTPVQIVQVDYPKRSAAVIKEAYFKQASTTDYNGIYKGRYIDFEAKETRNKTSFPLQNFHDHQIKHMRDVINHNGLCFVILRFTKNEQIFLLDATHLLSFWDRMKKGDRKSITKQEIVDLGHEVPLGYKPRIDYLNILDNIYFS; from the coding sequence GTGATTCGCTATCCGAATGGTAAATTATATAAAGAAAAACAAGATAAAGATACTAATACCGCTAAAAAAGCTTCATACAGTAATCGTGGTATGACTTTGGAAGAGGATATTAATGACTCTAATAATTATTATTTACTACACAATATAGCGGTTATTCACAAAAAGCCAACGCCAGTTCAAATCGTACAAGTTGACTATCCGAAAAGAAGTGCTGCTGTTATTAAAGAAGCGTATTTTAAACAAGCTTCAACTACTGACTATAATGGTATTTACAAAGGTAGGTATATAGATTTTGAAGCTAAAGAAACTAGAAATAAAACATCATTCCCTTTGCAAAACTTTCACGACCATCAAATTAAACATATGCGTGATGTAATAAATCATAACGGATTGTGTTTTGTCATTCTACGATTTACTAAAAATGAGCAGATCTTTCTGCTAGATGCTACCCACCTATTAAGCTTTTGGGACCGTATGAAAAAAGGAGATAGAAAATCAATAACAAAACAAGAGATAGTGGATTTAGGTCATGAAGTCCCGCTCGGCTATAAGCCCCGCATTGACTATCTTAACATATTAGATAATATTTATTTCTCATAA